The Bacillus vallismortis genome window below encodes:
- a CDS encoding YqxA family protein translates to MIAYFGKCLLLVTIMFLGVLFGMQQANNGMLSMKGYQDPSLKGAFTLTDGKNNEKEASILGETVTAKDLEEKQKELEQVETFNMFSKAGKALSNTVTNTAQSMYEWIRDMNQ, encoded by the coding sequence TTGATTGCTTACTTTGGCAAATGCTTGCTGCTTGTCACAATCATGTTTTTAGGCGTGCTGTTCGGCATGCAGCAGGCGAATAACGGAATGCTGAGTATGAAAGGCTATCAAGACCCTTCACTTAAGGGTGCGTTTACGCTCACCGACGGAAAAAATAATGAAAAAGAAGCTTCGATCTTAGGAGAAACAGTCACGGCGAAAGATTTAGAAGAAAAACAAAAAGAGCTGGAACAGGTGGAAACGTTCAATATGTTCTCTAAAGCCGGAAAAGCGCTTTCGAACACCGTAACCAACACTGCCCAGTCGATGTATGAATGGATACGTGATATGAATCAATAG
- the spoIIP gene encoding spore autolysin SpoIIP produces MRNKRRNRQIVVAVNGGKAVKAIFLFIVSLIVIFVLSGVLTSLRPELRPSSDSFYGITEEMPGDVFAHLLRMENHYFASDLSQTDSSFHLSRLSLKLATSINLEDPRSFLGRELPGFAQFDTEILLAGQGTDYTNMPAESPPPSKVMEEEREANLAEIEKQQTQSDRAKKDPPKQTTGDKKVVFIYHTHNTESYLPLLKGETDPDMARHSKANVTLVGAMFGKALESQGIGATVNKTDIQAKLNKKGLNYARSYDESRPVVKEALGSNKNLQYIIDIHRDSRRKKDTTATIKGKSYARVAFVVGKKSKNFEENYKIASELHKLMEKKYPGLSTGVFSKGSPGDNGVYNQDLTDRALLLEFGGVDNNLEELQRAADAAADVFSEMYWDAEKVNAESGETKKQ; encoded by the coding sequence ATGAGAAATAAACGCAGAAACAGACAAATTGTTGTTGCGGTAAATGGCGGGAAAGCGGTAAAAGCCATCTTTCTATTTATCGTAAGCCTTATCGTGATTTTTGTTCTATCCGGTGTGCTGACGTCTCTCCGGCCTGAACTCAGGCCGTCGTCTGACTCTTTTTACGGGATTACTGAAGAAATGCCGGGTGACGTGTTTGCACACTTGCTGCGGATGGAGAACCATTATTTCGCTTCTGACCTTTCTCAAACCGACAGCTCATTTCATCTTTCGCGTCTTTCTTTAAAGCTGGCGACAAGCATCAACCTCGAAGATCCGCGGAGCTTTCTCGGCCGGGAGCTGCCGGGGTTTGCACAATTTGATACCGAGATTCTGTTAGCTGGACAAGGCACGGATTATACGAATATGCCGGCGGAATCGCCGCCGCCGTCTAAGGTGATGGAGGAAGAAAGAGAAGCGAACTTGGCAGAGATTGAAAAACAGCAAACACAATCAGATCGTGCGAAAAAAGATCCGCCGAAACAAACAACCGGTGATAAAAAGGTTGTTTTTATCTATCACACGCACAACACGGAATCATATCTCCCTCTATTAAAAGGCGAGACTGATCCTGATATGGCACGCCATTCTAAAGCCAACGTCACGCTCGTAGGAGCTATGTTCGGAAAGGCGCTTGAATCCCAAGGCATTGGAGCCACAGTGAATAAAACCGATATACAGGCAAAACTGAACAAAAAAGGCTTAAACTATGCCAGATCGTATGATGAATCAAGGCCGGTCGTCAAAGAGGCGCTCGGGTCAAACAAAAATCTGCAATATATCATTGATATCCATAGAGATTCACGGCGAAAGAAAGATACGACGGCAACGATTAAAGGGAAAAGCTATGCCCGGGTGGCCTTTGTCGTCGGCAAAAAAAGCAAAAATTTCGAAGAAAACTATAAAATTGCAAGCGAGCTCCATAAGCTGATGGAGAAAAAATACCCTGGACTCAGCACAGGTGTTTTTTCGAAAGGCTCGCCGGGCGATAATGGTGTATATAATCAGGATTTAACCGACAGAGCGCTTTTGCTCGAATTCGGCGGAGTAGATAATAATCTCGAGGAGCTGCAGCGTGCGGCTGACGCCGCCGCAGACGTATTCAGCGAAATGTACTGGGATGCTGAAAAGGTCAACGCGGAGAGCGGCGAGACGAAAAAACAATAA
- the gpr gene encoding GPR endopeptidase translates to MKKSELDVNQYLIRTDLAVETKEAMANQQAVPAKEIKGFIEKERDRGGIKIRTVDITKEGAELSGKKEGRYLTLEAQGIRENDSEMQEKVSAVFAEEFSAFLESLNISKDASCLIVGLGNWNVTPDALGPMAVENLLVTRHLFKLQPENVQEGYRPVSAFAPGVMGITGIETSDIIKGVIEQSKPDFVIAIDALAARAVERVNTTIQISDTGIHPGSGVGNKRKDLSKDTLGVPVIAIGVPTVVDAVTIASDTVDYILKHFGREMKDDRPSRSLVPAGMTFGKKKVLTEEDLPDQKQRQSFLGIVGTLGEDEKRQLIHEVLSPLGHNLMVTPKEVDSFIDDMANVLANGLNTALHEKVSQENKGSYNH, encoded by the coding sequence ATGAAAAAGAGTGAACTGGATGTTAATCAGTATTTGATACGTACCGATTTAGCTGTTGAAACGAAGGAAGCGATGGCCAATCAGCAGGCTGTGCCGGCAAAAGAAATTAAAGGTTTTATTGAAAAAGAACGCGATCGCGGCGGCATTAAAATCCGCACTGTTGATATTACCAAGGAAGGCGCGGAGCTCTCAGGAAAAAAAGAAGGTCGCTATTTAACGCTTGAGGCGCAAGGAATCAGAGAGAATGATTCGGAAATGCAGGAAAAGGTCTCTGCTGTCTTCGCGGAGGAATTTTCGGCTTTCCTTGAAAGCCTTAATATCTCAAAAGATGCGAGCTGTTTGATCGTCGGGCTCGGCAACTGGAACGTCACCCCTGACGCGCTGGGTCCGATGGCTGTAGAAAATCTATTGGTCACAAGGCACTTGTTTAAGCTTCAGCCGGAAAACGTGCAGGAGGGCTACAGACCTGTCAGCGCATTTGCGCCTGGTGTTATGGGGATTACGGGAATCGAAACAAGCGACATTATTAAAGGTGTGATTGAGCAATCGAAGCCTGATTTTGTCATTGCCATTGATGCATTGGCGGCACGGGCGGTGGAAAGGGTTAACACAACCATTCAAATATCGGACACAGGCATTCACCCGGGATCTGGTGTGGGGAATAAACGAAAAGATTTAAGCAAAGACACGCTTGGCGTACCGGTGATTGCAATCGGAGTGCCGACAGTCGTTGACGCGGTGACGATTGCCAGCGACACGGTGGACTACATATTAAAACACTTTGGAAGAGAAATGAAAGATGACAGGCCGTCAAGATCTCTTGTTCCGGCAGGCATGACGTTTGGGAAAAAGAAAGTGCTCACTGAAGAAGATCTTCCCGATCAAAAGCAGCGTCAATCATTTCTCGGAATTGTTGGTACCCTTGGAGAGGATGAAAAACGGCAGCTCATTCACGAGGTGCTTTCACCTTTAGGGCACAACTTAATGGTTACGCCGAAGGAAGTTGATTCATTCATCGACGATATGGCAAATGTGCTGGCGAACGGATTAAACACAGCGCTTCATGAAAAAGTGTCACAAGAAAACAAAGGCTCCTACAATCACTAA
- the rpsT gene encoding 30S ribosomal protein S20 — protein MPNIKSAIKRTKTNNERRVHNATIKSAMRTAIKQVEASVANNEADKAKTALTEAAKRIDKAVKTGLVHKNTASRYKSRLAKKVNGLSA, from the coding sequence ATGCCAAACATTAAATCAGCGATTAAACGTACAAAAACAAACAACGAACGCCGCGTTCATAACGCGACAATCAAATCTGCTATGCGTACTGCAATCAAACAAGTTGAAGCTTCTGTTGCTAACAATGAAGCCGACAAAGCGAAAACTGCTCTTACTGAAGCAGCTAAACGTATTGATAAAGCAGTGAAAACAGGTCTTGTACACAAAAATACCGCATCTCGTTACAAATCAAGATTAGCGAAAAAAGTGAACGGACTTTCTGCATAA
- the holA gene encoding DNA polymerase III subunit delta, whose translation MVFDVWKNLRKGDVHPVYCLYGKETYLLQETVSRIRQAVIDQETKDFNLSVFDLEEEPLDKAIADAETFPFMGERRLVIVKNPYFLTGEKKKEKIEHNVSALESYLQSPAPYTVFVLLAPYEKLDERKKLTKALKKHAFMMEAKELNAKETTDFTVNLAKTEQKTIGTEAAEHLVLLVNGHLSSIFQEIQKLCTFIGDREEITLDDVKMLVARSLEQNIFELINKIVNRKRTESLQIFYDLLKQNEEPIKIMALISNQFRLILQTKYFAEQGYGQKQIASNLKVHPFRVKLAMDQARLFSEAELRSIIEQLAVMDYEMKTGKKDKQLLLELFLLQLLKRNEKNDPHD comes from the coding sequence ATGGTATTTGATGTGTGGAAAAACCTGAGAAAAGGAGATGTCCATCCGGTTTATTGTTTATACGGAAAAGAGACGTATCTGCTGCAGGAAACCGTTAGCAGGATCAGACAGGCGGTCATTGATCAGGAAACAAAGGATTTCAATCTATCCGTTTTTGATCTGGAAGAGGAACCGCTGGACAAAGCAATTGCAGATGCTGAAACGTTTCCGTTTATGGGGGAGCGGCGTCTTGTTATTGTGAAAAATCCATATTTTTTAACAGGTGAAAAGAAAAAAGAAAAAATTGAGCATAACGTCAGCGCGCTTGAATCATATTTACAATCGCCTGCGCCTTATACGGTCTTTGTCCTGCTTGCCCCGTATGAAAAGCTGGATGAGCGGAAAAAACTGACGAAAGCATTAAAGAAGCACGCGTTTATGATGGAGGCAAAGGAATTAAACGCAAAGGAGACGACAGATTTTACTGTCAACCTTGCAAAAACCGAGCAGAAAACAATCGGCACTGAAGCGGCGGAGCATTTGGTTCTGCTTGTGAATGGACATCTGTCATCGATTTTTCAGGAGATTCAGAAGCTCTGCACGTTTATTGGAGATCGTGAAGAAATTACGCTGGATGATGTGAAAATGCTTGTAGCGAGAAGCCTTGAACAAAATATATTTGAGCTGATCAATAAAATCGTCAACCGGAAACGAACAGAAAGCCTGCAAATTTTTTATGATTTGCTCAAACAAAATGAAGAACCGATCAAAATCATGGCGCTTATTTCGAATCAGTTCCGGCTGATTCTGCAAACAAAGTATTTCGCGGAACAAGGCTACGGACAAAAGCAAATCGCTTCTAATTTAAAAGTCCATCCATTCCGGGTAAAGCTGGCGATGGATCAAGCAAGGCTTTTTTCAGAGGCCGAGCTCCGGTCAATTATTGAACAGCTTGCCGTCATGGACTACGAGATGAAAACAGGGAAAAAGGACAAGCAGCTCCTGCTCGAACTGTTCCTTTTACAGTTGTTAAAAAGAAATGAAAAAAACGATCCCCATGATTGA
- a CDS encoding YqzM family protein, which translates to MNDFEKNVQSKRNDAVDSAVGFVVSFGFFAFLFVMATVIHLVGS; encoded by the coding sequence TTGAATGATTTTGAAAAAAACGTTCAAAGCAAACGAAATGATGCTGTAGATTCAGCTGTTGGTTTTGTTGTGTCCTTCGGATTTTTCGCCTTCTTGTTTGTCATGGCAACGGTTATTCACCTGGTTGGTTCATAA